A genomic window from Polaribacter gangjinensis includes:
- a CDS encoding ATP-dependent Clp protease ATP-binding subunit: MDDNFSPKVRDVITFSKEEALRLGHEFIGTEHLLLGLIRKGDGKAIEILTAFDVDLNLLRRKLEQLNPSNPTFVDNANKPNLQLTRQAEKALKTTFLEAKLYQSESIDTAHLLLCILRNENDPTTKLVQKYNVNYDDAKALYKQLHVEENDTDNDQDLPSNPIAETPSDDDYSSERSNPFDQSQRGKTVKKSKTPVLDNFGRDLTVLAEEGKLDPVVGRQKEIERVSQILSRRKKNNPMLIGEPGVGKSAIAEGLALRIIERKVSRILFDKRIVSLDLASLVAGTKYRGQFEERMKALMNELEKNDDIILFIDEIHTIVGAGGATGSLDASNMLKPALARGEIQCIGATTLDEYRQNIEKDGALERRFQKVIVDPTSVEETIQILHNIKNKYEEHHNVNYTNEAIEACVKLTNRYMTDRYLPDKAIDALDEAGSRIHITNIVVPKQVLELEAQLEVIRERKTKAVNGQKYEEAAKLRDDEKNMEAALHSAQKQWEEDSKLNRVVVTEDNVAEVVSMMTGIPVNRVAEAESHRLYELPQLIKGKVIGQNEAVTKVVKAIQRNRVGLKDPNKPIGSFIFLGQTGVGKTQLAKILAKELFDSEDSLIRIDMSEYMEKFAISRLIGAPPGYVGYEEGGQLTEKVRRKPYAVVLLDEIEKAHPDVFNMLLQILDDGYITDSLGRKIDFRNTIIIMTSNIGARQIKDFGSGVGFGTAAKTAQTEEYAKSVIEGALKKSFAPEFLNRIDDVIIFNALEKEDIHAIIDIEMNKLLRRISDLGYTLQISDKAKDFIADKGFDKKYGARPLKRAIQKYVEDALAEEIVNSKLSEGDTITMELDEEKSELFVKIRKGSKKTETRTETGL; the protein is encoded by the coding sequence ATGGACGATAATTTTTCACCAAAAGTTAGAGATGTAATTACTTTCAGTAAAGAAGAAGCTTTAAGATTAGGGCACGAATTTATTGGAACTGAACATTTATTATTAGGATTGATTAGAAAAGGCGATGGAAAAGCCATTGAAATACTCACTGCATTTGATGTTGATTTGAATTTATTGCGCAGAAAATTAGAGCAATTAAACCCTTCAAATCCAACATTTGTAGACAATGCTAATAAACCTAATTTACAACTAACAAGACAAGCAGAAAAAGCGCTAAAAACGACATTTTTAGAGGCTAAACTTTACCAAAGTGAATCTATTGATACAGCACATTTGTTGTTGTGCATTCTTAGAAATGAGAACGATCCAACCACAAAGTTAGTTCAAAAATACAATGTAAATTATGATGATGCTAAAGCATTATACAAACAATTACATGTTGAAGAAAATGATACTGATAATGACCAAGATTTACCCTCAAATCCTATAGCAGAAACTCCTTCTGATGATGATTATTCATCTGAAAGAAGCAATCCATTTGATCAATCTCAAAGAGGTAAAACCGTAAAAAAATCAAAAACTCCTGTTTTAGATAATTTCGGAAGAGATTTAACTGTTTTAGCTGAAGAAGGAAAATTAGATCCAGTTGTTGGTCGACAAAAAGAAATTGAGCGTGTTTCACAAATTTTAAGTCGTAGAAAGAAAAACAATCCCATGTTAATTGGGGAACCTGGAGTTGGAAAATCGGCAATTGCTGAGGGTTTGGCACTTAGAATTATCGAAAGAAAAGTTTCCAGAATTTTATTCGACAAACGTATTGTTTCTCTAGATTTGGCAAGTTTGGTTGCTGGCACAAAATACAGAGGTCAGTTTGAAGAGCGCATGAAAGCCTTGATGAACGAGTTGGAAAAAAATGATGATATCATTTTATTTATCGATGAAATTCACACCATTGTTGGTGCAGGAGGTGCAACCGGTTCTTTAGATGCATCAAACATGTTGAAACCTGCTTTAGCAAGAGGTGAAATTCAATGCATTGGTGCTACAACTTTAGATGAATATCGTCAAAATATCGAAAAAGATGGTGCTTTAGAACGTCGTTTTCAAAAAGTAATTGTTGACCCAACATCTGTTGAAGAAACCATTCAGATATTGCACAATATCAAAAATAAATACGAAGAACATCACAATGTTAATTATACCAATGAAGCTATTGAAGCTTGCGTAAAATTAACAAATAGATATATGACAGACCGTTATTTACCTGACAAAGCGATTGATGCTTTGGACGAAGCTGGATCTAGAATTCATATTACAAATATTGTGGTTCCAAAACAAGTTTTGGAATTGGAAGCTCAATTGGAAGTAATTCGTGAACGCAAAACGAAAGCTGTAAATGGTCAAAAATATGAAGAAGCTGCCAAATTACGTGATGATGAAAAAAATATGGAAGCCGCATTGCATTCAGCTCAAAAACAATGGGAAGAAGATTCTAAATTAAATAGAGTTGTTGTAACAGAAGATAATGTGGCTGAAGTAGTATCTATGATGACTGGAATTCCTGTTAACAGAGTTGCAGAAGCAGAAAGTCATCGTTTATATGAATTACCCCAGTTAATTAAAGGAAAAGTAATTGGCCAAAATGAAGCTGTAACTAAGGTTGTTAAAGCGATTCAAAGAAATAGAGTTGGATTAAAAGATCCAAACAAACCAATTGGTTCGTTTATTTTCTTAGGACAAACTGGCGTTGGAAAAACGCAATTGGCTAAAATTTTAGCCAAAGAATTATTCGATTCTGAAGATTCTTTGATTAGAATTGACATGAGTGAATACATGGAAAAATTCGCAATTTCTCGTTTAATTGGTGCACCTCCAGGTTATGTTGGTTATGAAGAAGGAGGACAATTGACTGAAAAAGTAAGAAGAAAACCTTATGCAGTAGTACTTTTAGACGAGATTGAAAAAGCGCATCCTGATGTTTTTAACATGTTGTTACAAATTTTAGATGACGGATATATTACGGATAGTTTAGGAAGAAAAATCGATTTTAGAAATACGATAATCATCATGACATCTAATATTGGTGCTCGTCAAATTAAAGATTTCGGAAGTGGAGTTGGATTTGGTACTGCAGCTAAAACTGCTCAAACTGAAGAATATGCTAAATCTGTGATAGAAGGTGCTTTAAAAAAATCGTTTGCCCCTGAATTTTTAAACAGAATAGATGATGTTATCATTTTCAATGCTCTTGAAAAAGAAGACATCCATGCTATCATTGATATTGAGATGAATAAATTATTGCGAAGAATATCAGATTTAGGATATACCTTGCAAATAAGTGATAAAGCAAAAGACTTTATCGCTGATAAAGGTTTTGATAAAAAGTATGGCGCAAGACCTTTAAAAAGAGCCATTCAAAAATATGTTGAAGATGCACTTGCAGAAGAAATTGTAAACTCAAAACTCTCTGAAGGTGACACTATTACTATGGAATTGGATGAAGAAAAAAGTGAACTTTTTGTAAAAATTAGAAAAGGCTCAAAAAAGACAGAAACAAGAACAGAAACGGGTTTATAA
- a CDS encoding acetyl-CoA C-acyltransferase has translation MKEVVIVSVARTPIGSFMGSLSTIPAPILGATAIKGALQKINLNPSLVDEVFMGNVVSAGLGQAPARQAAIHAGIPDTVPCTTINKVCSSGMKSIMLATQSIALGDAEIVVAGGMENMSLIPHYQHARVSSKFGSITMEDGMQKDGLVDAYEKVAMGVCADECASTYEFTREDQDAFAIESYKRSANAWKEGKFANEIVPVEIPQRKGDPILFSEDEEYKNVFLDKIPSLRPAFTKDGTVTAANASTINDGGAALILMSTEKAAELNLKPLAKILSYADAAHEPKWFTTAPAKALPKALAKANITINDVDYFELNEAFSVVGLANMKILGLSKENVNVNGGAVSLGHPLGVSGARIVIALTSILAQNNAKIGAAAICNGGGGASAIVIERL, from the coding sequence ATGAAAGAAGTCGTAATTGTATCTGTTGCACGAACTCCAATTGGTAGTTTTATGGGAAGTTTATCTACAATTCCAGCACCAATATTGGGAGCTACAGCAATCAAAGGAGCTTTACAAAAAATAAATTTAAATCCTAGTTTGGTTGATGAAGTTTTCATGGGAAATGTAGTTTCTGCAGGTTTAGGACAAGCTCCTGCAAGACAGGCAGCAATTCATGCTGGAATTCCAGATACGGTTCCTTGCACTACAATAAATAAAGTTTGTTCATCAGGGATGAAATCAATCATGTTAGCAACACAATCAATTGCATTGGGTGATGCAGAAATTGTGGTGGCTGGTGGGATGGAAAATATGAGCTTGATTCCTCATTACCAACATGCAAGAGTAAGTTCGAAATTTGGTTCTATTACTATGGAAGATGGTATGCAAAAAGATGGTTTGGTAGATGCTTACGAAAAAGTTGCCATGGGTGTTTGTGCAGATGAATGTGCATCAACCTACGAATTTACAAGAGAAGACCAAGATGCGTTTGCCATAGAATCTTATAAACGTTCAGCTAATGCTTGGAAAGAGGGCAAATTTGCTAACGAAATTGTACCTGTTGAAATTCCTCAAAGAAAAGGCGATCCAATTCTTTTTTCAGAAGATGAAGAATATAAAAATGTATTTTTAGATAAAATTCCTTCTTTGAGACCTGCATTTACAAAAGACGGAACAGTTACAGCTGCAAATGCCTCAACAATTAATGATGGTGGTGCTGCGTTGATTTTAATGTCTACAGAAAAAGCAGCTGAATTAAACCTGAAACCTTTGGCAAAAATATTGAGTTATGCTGATGCTGCTCACGAGCCAAAATGGTTTACTACTGCACCCGCAAAAGCATTGCCAAAAGCCCTTGCCAAAGCAAATATCACTATAAATGATGTTGATTATTTTGAGTTGAATGAAGCTTTTTCGGTTGTTGGTTTAGCAAATATGAAAATTTTAGGATTGTCAAAAGAAAACGTAAATGTAAATGGTGGTGCAGTTTCTCTAGGACATCCTTTAGGTGTTTCTGGTGCTAGAATCGTTATTGCATTGACATCAATTTTAGCACAAAATAATGCCAAAATTGGGGCTGCTGCAATTTGCAATGGTGGTGGTGGCGCAAGCGCTATTGTAATAGAAAGATTGTAA
- a CDS encoding TrkH family potassium uptake protein has translation MILNKNKLHTIAFWASVLGFLAFIIDFGFAQNTVYQQIIDGYYFIVITLGISSTIARYLTNKTLFKRKLFFFDFITISYSLYILFLYIFIGEAFKTDLILANPTWVVLAVILSFIREFFELKLNLTRTYFNPAQLFIFSFLSIIFIGSLLLMLPKATYNGISFIDALFTSTSAVCVTGLIVVDTSTYFTVFGQTIILFLIQVGGLGILTFASYFSYFFKGGTTYENQLTLSEMTNSQKIGDVFKTLKHIIIITVTVELVAAILLFFTLDKNLIERFSDRAFFSIFHSISAFCNAGFSTLTNSIYEGDFRFNYPLQLVIIATFILGGLGFPIVVNIVKYCKHKLTNLFRFQDNKRVYKPWIINLNSRITLITTLTLTFIAFFLFLILEFNNTLAEHSFFGKLVNALFGAATPRTAGFNTVDMTALATPTIMITVLLMWIGASPASTGGGIKTSTFAIATLNILSLAKGKSRIEIYRREIADISVKRAFATISLSLAVIGCAIFLITTFDPEIELLKIAFESFSAYSTVGLSLGITANLSTASKFILIGVMFIGRVSMLSIFVAFFKKIKHKNYRYPTEEITIN, from the coding sequence ATGATTTTAAATAAAAACAAATTACATACTATCGCTTTTTGGGCAAGCGTTTTAGGTTTTCTTGCCTTTATCATAGATTTTGGATTTGCTCAAAATACAGTTTATCAACAAATTATTGATGGATATTATTTTATAGTAATCACCTTAGGAATTTCATCAACAATTGCAAGATACCTTACTAATAAAACGCTTTTCAAAAGAAAATTATTCTTTTTTGATTTTATAACAATTAGCTACTCTCTTTACATTCTTTTCTTATACATTTTTATTGGAGAAGCCTTTAAAACCGATTTAATTTTAGCCAATCCAACATGGGTAGTTTTGGCGGTAATTTTATCATTTATAAGAGAATTTTTTGAATTAAAATTAAATTTAACACGTACTTATTTTAATCCTGCACAATTATTTATATTTAGTTTTTTATCAATAATTTTCATTGGTTCTTTATTATTGATGCTTCCAAAAGCAACCTATAACGGAATTTCATTTATTGATGCTTTATTTACATCCACAAGTGCCGTTTGCGTTACAGGACTTATTGTGGTAGATACGAGTACTTATTTCACTGTATTTGGACAAACTATCATCTTATTTTTGATTCAAGTTGGCGGTTTGGGAATTTTAACTTTTGCAAGCTATTTTAGTTATTTTTTTAAAGGTGGTACAACCTACGAAAATCAACTTACACTCTCAGAAATGACCAATTCACAAAAAATTGGAGATGTATTTAAAACCCTAAAACATATTATTATTATAACAGTTACTGTAGAACTTGTTGCGGCAATTTTACTTTTTTTTACACTTGATAAAAATTTAATAGAACGTTTTTCAGACAGGGCATTTTTCTCTATTTTTCATTCAATTTCTGCATTTTGTAATGCTGGTTTTTCAACACTTACAAACAGTATTTACGAAGGTGATTTTCGATTCAATTATCCTTTACAACTAGTAATTATAGCAACCTTCATTTTAGGTGGACTAGGATTTCCTATTGTGGTAAATATTGTAAAATATTGCAAACACAAACTCACTAATTTATTTCGATTTCAAGATAATAAAAGGGTTTACAAACCTTGGATAATTAATTTGAATAGCAGAATAACTTTGATAACAACTTTGACATTAACATTTATAGCATTCTTTTTATTTTTAATTTTAGAATTCAACAATACCTTAGCAGAACACTCGTTTTTTGGAAAGTTAGTCAATGCTTTATTTGGTGCTGCAACCCCAAGAACTGCAGGATTTAATACTGTTGACATGACTGCTTTGGCAACCCCAACTATCATGATTACTGTTTTACTAATGTGGATAGGTGCCTCACCTGCTTCAACTGGTGGTGGAATTAAAACAAGTACTTTTGCCATTGCCACTTTAAATATTTTAAGCTTGGCAAAAGGTAAAAGTAGGATTGAAATTTATAGAAGAGAAATTGCTGACATTTCTGTAAAAAGAGCTTTTGCAACCATTTCATTGTCATTAGCAGTAATTGGATGTGCTATTTTTTTAATCACCACTTTTGATCCTGAAATTGAACTTTTAAAAATTGCTTTTGAAAGTTTTTCGGCATACAGTACTGTTGGCTTGAGTTTAGGAATTACTGCCAACTTAAGTACAGCCAGTAAATTCATCCTAATAGGTGTCATGTTTATTGGAAGAGTCAGTATGCTATCTATCTTTGTAGCATTTTTTAAGAAAATAAAGCATAAAAATTATCGCTATCCAACTGAAGAAATAACCATCAACTAA
- the gyrA gene encoding DNA gyrase subunit A, translated as MAEGEKLIPINIEDQMKSAYIDYSMSVIVSRALPDVRDGLKPVHRRVLFGMHELGIKATGAYKKSARIVGEVLGKYHPHGDTSVYDSMVRMAQDWSVRYLMVDGQGNFGSVDGDSPAAMRYTEVRMQKISEEMLADIEKETVKFQLNFDDTLEEPTVLPTRIPNLLVNGASGIAVGMATNMAPHNLTEVINGTVAYIDNRDIEVEELMQHITAPDFPTGGIIYGYEGVKEAFETGRGRVVIRAKAAFEEVQGRDCIIVTEIPYQVNKAEMIKKTADLVNEKKLDGIANIRDESDRNGMRIVYVLKRDAIPNIVLNKLYKYTQLQTSFSVNNIALVNGRPEQLNLKQLIHYFVEHRHEVIVKRTEFELKKAEARAHILEGLIIASDNIDEVIAIIRGSNNADEAREKLMERFSLTEIQAKAIVEMRLRQLTGLEQDKLRSEYEEIMLAIADYKDILANEPRRYQIIKDELLLIKEKYGDERRSAIEYAGGDMQVEDMIPDTQVVITISNAGYLKRTNLDEYKVQNRGGRGQKGATTRDEDFLEHLFVGTNHQYMLFFTQKGKVFWMRVYEIPEGGKNTKGRAIQNIINIEQDDKVKAFLVTEDLKDEAYVNSHYVIMATKKGQVKKTSLEQYSRPRANGINAITIKEDDELLEAKLTTGDSQVMLALKSGKAIRFEEAKTRPMGRTASGVIGITLQDENDEVIGMVAVNDLNSDILVVSEKGYGKRSSLEDYRITNRGGKGVKTLNISEKTGSLVAIKNVDDKNDLMIINKSGLTIRMAVEDLRVMGRATQGVRLINIKEDDAIAAVARVVHEDENETQAESDSEIENGTDIENESNENQE; from the coding sequence ATGGCAGAAGGTGAAAAGTTAATTCCAATTAATATTGAAGACCAAATGAAATCAGCTTACATTGATTATTCAATGTCAGTGATTGTTTCGAGAGCATTACCAGATGTAAGAGATGGTTTAAAACCAGTTCACAGAAGAGTACTTTTTGGAATGCATGAATTAGGAATTAAAGCAACAGGAGCGTATAAAAAATCAGCAAGAATTGTAGGAGAGGTACTAGGTAAATACCATCCACATGGAGATACTTCAGTATATGATTCTATGGTGCGTATGGCACAAGATTGGAGTGTTCGCTATCTAATGGTTGATGGCCAAGGAAATTTTGGTTCTGTAGATGGTGATTCTCCAGCTGCAATGCGTTATACAGAGGTTCGTATGCAAAAAATATCAGAAGAAATGTTAGCTGATATTGAAAAAGAAACTGTAAAATTTCAATTAAACTTCGATGATACCTTAGAAGAACCTACAGTTTTACCAACAAGAATCCCTAACTTATTAGTTAATGGTGCATCAGGTATTGCAGTTGGAATGGCAACAAATATGGCACCTCATAATTTAACAGAGGTAATTAACGGAACTGTAGCTTACATTGATAATAGAGATATTGAAGTTGAAGAGTTGATGCAACACATTACAGCTCCCGATTTTCCTACAGGAGGTATAATTTATGGCTATGAAGGTGTTAAAGAAGCCTTTGAAACTGGTCGTGGAAGAGTTGTAATTCGTGCTAAAGCAGCATTTGAAGAGGTTCAGGGTAGAGATTGTATCATTGTTACTGAGATTCCTTATCAAGTGAATAAAGCTGAAATGATTAAAAAAACAGCTGATTTAGTTAATGAAAAGAAATTAGATGGAATTGCAAATATCAGAGACGAATCTGATAGAAATGGAATGCGCATTGTTTATGTTTTAAAACGTGATGCAATTCCGAATATCGTTCTAAACAAATTATATAAATACACCCAGCTTCAAACGTCATTTAGCGTAAACAATATTGCATTGGTTAATGGACGTCCTGAACAATTAAACCTAAAACAATTAATTCATTATTTTGTTGAACACAGACATGAAGTAATTGTAAAAAGAACAGAGTTTGAACTTAAAAAAGCAGAAGCAAGAGCCCATATTTTAGAAGGTTTAATCATTGCATCTGATAATATTGATGAGGTAATTGCCATTATTCGTGGTTCAAACAATGCTGATGAAGCTCGTGAAAAATTAATGGAACGTTTTTCATTGACAGAAATTCAGGCGAAAGCTATCGTTGAAATGCGTTTACGTCAATTAACGGGTCTTGAACAAGATAAATTGCGATCTGAATATGAAGAAATTATGCTTGCAATTGCTGATTACAAAGATATTTTGGCCAATGAACCAAGACGTTATCAAATCATTAAAGACGAATTATTACTCATCAAAGAAAAATACGGAGATGAACGTAGATCAGCCATAGAATATGCTGGTGGTGATATGCAAGTTGAAGATATGATTCCTGATACCCAAGTTGTAATTACCATTTCAAATGCAGGGTATTTAAAACGTACCAATTTAGACGAATATAAAGTTCAAAATAGAGGAGGACGTGGTCAAAAAGGAGCAACAACCAGAGATGAAGATTTCTTAGAACATTTATTTGTAGGAACCAATCATCAATACATGTTGTTCTTTACTCAAAAAGGAAAAGTATTTTGGATGCGTGTGTATGAAATTCCTGAAGGAGGAAAAAACACTAAAGGAAGAGCTATTCAAAACATCATCAATATTGAGCAAGATGATAAAGTGAAAGCATTTTTAGTTACCGAAGATTTGAAAGACGAAGCCTATGTTAATAGCCATTACGTCATCATGGCAACTAAAAAGGGCCAAGTTAAAAAAACATCATTAGAGCAATATTCTCGCCCAAGAGCAAACGGAATTAATGCGATAACAATCAAAGAAGATGATGAATTGTTAGAAGCAAAATTAACAACAGGAGATAGCCAAGTTATGTTGGCTTTAAAATCTGGAAAAGCCATTCGTTTCGAAGAAGCTAAAACAAGACCTATGGGAAGAACTGCTTCTGGAGTTATAGGTATAACCCTTCAAGATGAAAATGATGAAGTAATTGGCATGGTTGCTGTGAATGATTTGAATTCAGATATTTTGGTGGTTTCTGAAAAAGGCTATGGAAAACGTTCGAGTTTAGAAGATTACAGAATTACCAATAGAGGAGGAAAAGGTGTAAAAACACTAAACATTTCAGAAAAAACAGGTAGTTTAGTAGCCATCAAAAATGTGGATGATAAAAATGATTTGATGATTATTAATAAATCTGGATTAACCATCAGAATGGCAGTGGAAGATTTAAGAGTTATGGGGCGTGCAACACAAGGAGTTCGTTTGATAAATATCAAAGAAGATGATGCAATTGCTGCTGTAGCAAGAGTTGTTCATGAAGATGAAAACGAAACACAGGCAGAAAGTGACTCAGAAATTGAAAATGGCACAGATATTGAAAACGAATCAAACGAAAATCAAGAATAA
- a CDS encoding C40 family peptidase, translating into MFYGICNLSIVAVRFEASEKSEMVTQLLFGEHFTILEKHKNWSKIKIFSDGYEGFVDNKQFEEITEDYFTKLSTSEPIYSGEIIDFISDSNNDFTTIPIGSRLPFFFKNEFTINTKRYIYDGKVYSEKLPKKEIIQKAFIFLNTPFLWGGKTPFGIDCSGFTQIVYKLCGYQLLRDAKNQATQGEVLSFIEESEPGDLAFFDNENGEITHVGIILKDYHIIHAFGKVRIDTLDHSGIFNAELQKHTHKLRVIKKMI; encoded by the coding sequence TTGTTTTACGGAATTTGTAATCTTAGTATTGTTGCTGTTCGTTTTGAAGCTTCAGAAAAATCAGAAATGGTTACGCAATTGCTTTTTGGTGAGCACTTTACAATTCTTGAAAAACATAAAAATTGGAGTAAAATAAAGATTTTTTCAGATGGTTATGAAGGATTTGTAGATAATAAACAATTTGAAGAAATTACTGAAGATTACTTTACAAAGCTTTCAACTTCTGAGCCAATTTACTCAGGAGAAATTATTGATTTTATTTCTGACTCAAATAATGATTTTACCACAATTCCTATAGGATCGAGATTGCCTTTTTTTTTCAAAAATGAATTTACTATTAACACCAAAAGATACATTTATGATGGAAAAGTCTATTCTGAAAAACTTCCTAAAAAAGAAATTATTCAAAAGGCATTTATTTTTTTAAACACCCCTTTTTTATGGGGAGGAAAAACTCCTTTCGGAATCGATTGCTCAGGTTTTACACAAATAGTCTATAAACTATGTGGATACCAACTTTTGAGAGATGCAAAAAACCAAGCCACTCAAGGTGAAGTTTTAAGTTTTATTGAAGAAAGTGAACCTGGAGATTTGGCTTTTTTTGACAATGAAAATGGCGAAATTACCCATGTAGGAATCATCTTAAAAGATTATCATATCATTCATGCTTTTGGAAAAGTTAGAATTGACACGCTTGACCACAGTGGAATTTTTAATGCTGAACTTCAAAAGCATACGCATAAATTAAGAGTTATCAAAAAAATGATATAA
- a CDS encoding potassium channel family protein — translation MKYIIIGLGNFGASLAIKLTSQGNEVIGIDNNMTKVDAYKEKITHTICMDSTDEFTVSGLPLNETDVVIVAIGEDKGANVMTTALFKNLQVKRLISRAIDPLHEKVLTAIGVHEIVHPEEETAERWAKKLCMANVVDSFELSDNYSIIEISIPKKYVGKTILEIQLRKNYNILALTTIKKTEVKSVVGKSRNEDKVQGVASPDTILEENDILVIYGENKDLKRFTNQ, via the coding sequence ATGAAATATATAATTATTGGACTTGGAAATTTTGGCGCTTCTTTGGCAATAAAATTAACTTCTCAAGGAAATGAGGTCATAGGAATTGATAACAATATGACCAAAGTTGACGCATATAAAGAAAAAATTACCCATACCATATGCATGGATTCTACTGATGAGTTTACTGTATCTGGTTTGCCATTAAATGAAACAGATGTGGTGATTGTTGCCATTGGCGAAGATAAAGGAGCAAATGTGATGACCACTGCATTATTTAAAAATTTACAGGTAAAAAGACTAATTAGTAGAGCTATTGACCCTCTCCATGAAAAGGTTTTAACCGCAATTGGTGTTCATGAAATTGTACATCCTGAGGAAGAAACTGCTGAGCGTTGGGCAAAAAAATTATGCATGGCTAATGTGGTAGATTCTTTTGAATTGAGTGATAACTATAGTATTATTGAAATCAGTATTCCTAAAAAATATGTAGGAAAAACAATTCTCGAAATCCAGTTACGCAAAAACTACAATATTTTAGCCCTTACTACCATCAAAAAAACTGAAGTAAAAAGTGTCGTTGGAAAATCTAGAAATGAGGATAAAGTGCAAGGAGTTGCCTCACCTGATACAATTCTTGAAGAAAATGATATATTGGTTATTTACGGAGAAAATAAAGACTTGAAAAGATTTACCAATCAATAA
- a CDS encoding tetratricopeptide repeat protein, which translates to MKNQLVALCLGFMTIGTFAQKDELKDAEKAIKGGDFKGALAIIESLSSMEDTMDDKYKAQYYFLKGEAYGTRDVKKAAEAYNKLTAFEKQIGKQKYTKEAEPKLNNLLTFVSKKAIDQYNSGNDYKAASENFYLTYQLSPKDTSFLYNAAISSSLAKDYTTSLEYYKKLQELGYTGIETVYYAVNKASGAKENLGSKQNRDTMVKLGQYSDPTTEVTKSKRADIIKNIAYIYVTEGKTEEAMTALQEARKSDPKDINLILNEAQLYIKLEKMDKFAKLMEEAIELDPNNPTLFFNLGVVNQNEKKIEEAIGYYKKAIELKPDYADAYMNTAVAILAGEEAIVNEMNKNLSNNKKYEELEKQQKELYRKALPYIEKADELARTEDTVRSLMNIYDILEITDKADKLRAIYKKMRE; encoded by the coding sequence ATGAAAAATCAATTAGTAGCGCTATGTTTAGGATTCATGACTATTGGAACTTTTGCGCAAAAGGACGAATTAAAAGATGCCGAAAAAGCTATAAAAGGGGGAGATTTTAAAGGAGCTCTTGCTATCATTGAATCTTTGAGTAGTATGGAAGATACAATGGATGATAAATACAAAGCTCAATATTATTTCTTAAAAGGAGAAGCTTATGGTACAAGAGATGTTAAAAAAGCTGCAGAGGCTTACAATAAATTAACAGCTTTTGAAAAACAAATTGGTAAACAAAAATATACCAAAGAGGCTGAGCCAAAGTTGAACAATTTATTAACTTTTGTATCAAAAAAAGCCATTGATCAATACAATTCAGGAAATGACTATAAAGCAGCTTCTGAAAATTTTTATTTAACTTATCAATTAAGTCCTAAAGATACTTCTTTCTTATATAATGCAGCTATAAGTTCATCATTAGCGAAAGATTACACTACTTCTTTAGAGTATTACAAAAAACTTCAAGAATTGGGTTATACAGGAATTGAAACTGTTTATTATGCAGTTAACAAAGCTTCAGGTGCTAAAGAAAATCTTGGTTCTAAACAAAATAGAGACACTATGGTTAAATTAGGTCAGTATTCTGATCCAACTACTGAAGTTACAAAATCTAAAAGAGCAGATATCATCAAAAATATTGCTTATATTTATGTTACTGAAGGAAAAACAGAAGAGGCTATGACTGCTTTGCAGGAAGCTAGAAAATCTGATCCAAAAGACATTAATCTAATTTTGAATGAAGCTCAATTGTACATTAAATTAGAAAAAATGGACAAGTTTGCTAAATTGATGGAAGAAGCTATTGAGTTAGATCCAAATAATCCAACGTTGTTTTTCAATTTAGGTGTTGTAAATCAAAATGAAAAGAAAATTGAAGAAGCTATTGGATATTACAAAAAAGCCATTGAATTAAAACCTGACTATGCAGATGCTTATATGAATACTGCTGTTGCAATTTTAGCGGGTGAAGAAGCAATTGTTAATGAGATGAATAAAAATTTATCGAATAACAAAAAATATGAGGAGTTAGAGAAGCAACAAAAAGAGTTGTATAGAAAAGCATTGCCTTATATTGAAAAAGCTGATGAATTAGCAAGAACTGAAGATACTGTTAGATCTTTAATGAATATTTATGATATCTTAGAAATCACTGATAAAGCTGATAAATTAAGAGCTATCTATAAAAAAATGAGAGAATAG